The Mixophyes fleayi isolate aMixFle1 chromosome 9, aMixFle1.hap1, whole genome shotgun sequence DNA window GATCacctccactgactcctctcgtaCCTGcagtttcccctccctttagtatgtaagctcttacaatcATGGCATTCTTCCCTTTTGTCTCAGTTTCATTTCTTattctccaacttcactgtattagctatgcttggagctattggagtcttggcTCTGCTCGCCTTgttctgtactgtactgtactgttgtaccctgtatggtcctCTGTTCATTCTGTATGGCGCTACGAGAACCTTGTGACACTAACAACAACTCTACAGCCCATCCATTCTGTAATGGATTGACGGTCTCATTGACTATGGCCAATCGCACAGCCAGGAAGGATTCAGCCAACAGTTGCACCTTAGAGACAACTATCAAACATGTTAACTTGAAGTCAAAGACATCTACAGCGATGTGAAGTTTCCTTTTAACAGAAAGAGGCAGAACAGGAAACTAATGGGTTTGTGACCAATTTAGGGTTTCTGGGTGCTCACCCTCCAGGGATTCCTTCAGTGGCGTTAGGAAGCGTTGAAACTCCATCTCCTCCACAGCTGCCAACACATCGTTCACGTTCAGAGTCTTCCGCTTCCCCTTCATTGCAAAGTTATTAGCACTAAAGAAAGATTATTAAAAGGTCGGTTACATCACAAGTGCAACGTCGTTCCCATATAACGAATGGCAAACAGCAGCACTCTAAGGACTTATTATAGAGTCTAGGAGCAGAGTGTACTTTTATAATATATCAATCTGCTCATAGGTCCTCATTTCTCCGAAACACTTTCAGCATGAGTGCTATAGATTCCAATGGGACAGTGCCACCTACTGGCAAAATGATAACAGTACAATAAAAGTGTATTGGTGCGTTTTCACCAAGGAATAACTGTGCACAAAGTATCGCTCAGACACCACTTATACTCAATAAGAAGGGATGcgcacaaaaaaaaccaaaaaaccttTGAGTACTAGTTCAATataatttcattacattatttcaTCCCACCTTCAGGGAATTTAAGTTTACTGGTTTGTGCATTATAGCATTTACTAAATGCATTGCTTTATATCCTTCTGTACACTCAGGTGTGATTTTAGATCGGGCAGAGCGATATTTACCAAACATATAAGCAATGaactaatgcatacttgccaactccgggagactcccgaaatttgggtagatctcccgggagagcaggcaaatatcctgcaAACGGCCTCTTGCTGTAAAAATTTAGCAATTCGcggtgaatctcgtcattttggccctgcgacAAAAACGACATTTTGTCgcaggagcggggccaaaatgacgcgattcaccgtacCCCgcccctccaaccacgcccccccccccccgactgggatctcccggaaagacctttaaaaaggttggcaagtatgaacgaATGCTTGACATGCAGAACAACATGTTAATTTTGTCATCGCCATTTCATAGCAGGGACTGTGAGATGACGAATCTGTGCTCAGAGGGGTTTTACTGAACTTTACTTACAGTATAAAGGGCTTTTTGTCCCGCTTTAAGCCCACCTCACCCGTACCTTTACAGATACTCTATAGTGCTAGCAATGCCAATAAGATAGAAAGAGTAGAGCACACGTTCCTCCATATGGTGAATACTTACCAGGACGTTGCATACAACACAAAGACACTGGCCGCTCGCGAGATGGCACTGCGCGCTTCCTTAGAAATGTTAACGCCTTCTGGAAGCTGATGAGAGATAGACAGGAAGAGTCATCAGATTTTCCACATGATTTATTCAAGTAATGGTAATAGCTACATAAATCTGAGTGAAGGCGTCTGTTTATGAACACCCACGTCACCTACACCATGGCTTCCCAAGCCCCACAATATTACTAGAGCGCGGTGAGGGATTTTTGGTGAGAGATGCCAGGCTACATCTCTTTATCGCCTTTAGGTTTCTGATTGGCTAATCTCATCAAGTCAATAAGAGGAAGAAACTCCGCATAGATAGATCTTATTACTTTTAAATTATTTGACAGCTAGCTGCCATATTGAAGCCAGTCAACGTTATCTGCAATGGAGAAAAGATTATGCCCAGTAAGGAATAGGTTAAAATACACAACAGCAATACCTGAGCTTGTAATTAGAGACTTTCCCATAACAACCTGCAAAGCAACTGATCACAGGCATTTAATATTATGATTGAGAAGGTCAGTGCAGTGACCTCAGGTGTAAGTTTTGCATGAAGTGGTCCCATCTAGAAGGAGGGTATTCAACTATTCTACACCTGGATTAGATCTAAAATATCAATCTCTCTGTGTAATGTCCAATGTGGGTGCTGGTGAATGGAATGATGCAGAGTTCCCAATTAACAACACTTTCCATATATAGTAATCGAAATAACGATTCTTACAGCTTCTTTAATGATCCGTGTAATGACAGCATTGGGTAAATTGAGATCCTCCGGTCTCTCCGCCATCTTGATCAGCTACAGCTAAAAAAGATACAATGTGACATTTTAGCGATTTAATTTTCATTCATCTCGAGTATAAATGAATCAGTGATTTGCTCAGATCTGAGCAACCATAACCTagtgacacacagacagagaattTGCAAATCACGGCCCCTGGATCACTCATCCAGTAACTAAATGCTACTGGATCACAGTTGTCCACGGAATGAAAGTTTATTATAAGCAGGTTACCATTCTGATGTACATGCAATTTTTTTGGGAGCAgtctactatttttttttctttaaagaaaagTCAACCACAACAATTGCTGCCATCAACCAACCCTGCGTCATTTCACTCAACGTGGCCATGTATGTCAGAAACACGGTCATACGACCCACAGAACAAAATACGTAATAACACACGGGGTAGGCGCACCAGATCGGCCATTTATATCCCAACACGCATGTTACACAGGCTGGACTGCAGTTGCATTTAAATGCTGACTGTAATCTTAATATACAGGCATGCTGCATACATGCATGTAAACCATGTGTTACATGGCAGATCTGGTAACCCCAATACTGGGCAAGTGCTATCAGAAACACAGGAGCCCAACAGACACACAATAGAGGAGTTAATCTATACTTAAGACCAAAAATAGGGACAATATGTAAGTATATAAGGGATTTAGGGACAACATATAAGGAGTGTGGTCTGTAGCAGAAGTTGGCAAACAGCAATCCCTGTATACACTGCCATCCTCTGCCAGGgcgggcatgctgggacttctagtttccCACCAGCACAGTGTGGCACTATAGACAGACATCAGGAGTGAAGGAGCCCAGGGAGGGGGGCAGATATCAATGACACGTTCACCATACCCGGCAGGTGTCTCTGATCTCCGGGATCATCCACTGCTGGGCTCTCACTTCCCGCCAGGACCTCAGGTTCCACCGAGTGTCCCGCCCCCTGGTGCTCACCATGCGTTCCACCGCCCGGCCGCCATCTTTCTCTCTCCTGCATGCTACTACGCATGTCCGACGTCACCGCCGCTCAGCCTCCATCTTAAGCCAGGGAAGCGCAGCCAATCAGCGCCAAGATGTTTCCAGAGGCGGGGCCGCTGCTGTGAGGAGGCGCTACAGCGTCCTCAGTTGTCATGGAAACCAGGGTCGGGTGAGTGCTTAATATATTTGCTGAACCTTATCTGTTAATCCAGAGGGTCCTACAGTATGTGGGGGGGAGAGACCCCTGACCCGAGGTTACACAATGTATGGCCTCCAGACCAGACCTAACTTGGCAGAGCATGCTGcgacttgtagtaccacagcaagctgctggcagggcatgctgggacttgtagctccacaacacAGGCTGCTGGCAgagtatgctgagacttgtagttctacaacaggcTGCTGGCAGAGTATGCTGAgacttatagttctacaacaggctgctggcagagcatgctgggatttgtagctcTAAAACAgactgctgagacttgtagttccacgacaggctgctggcagggcatgctgggacttgtagctctaAAACAgactgctgagacttgtagttccacaacaggctgctggcagggcatgctgggacttgtagctccagAACAGACTGCTGGCAgactatgctgggacttgtacttccacaacaagctgctggaagggcatgctgggatttgtagctcTAAAACAGACtgttgagacttgtagttccacaacaggctgctggaagggcatgctgggatttgtagctcTAAAAGAGACTGCTGGCAGactatgctgagacttgtagttccacgacaGGCTGCTGACAGGGCCTTGCTGGGACTTGCATTTCTTTTACTGATCGTTTTATTAAAAATTACTGAcagtctttattatatatatatttttttaatgtaatatataaatttatacaaaAATGAAATTAGGCTCATACATGACACCTAAGGAGGTAACTGCTATCTGTGGGTGCAAACTACGGATGAGGGACATGCTTTGAGCAATATAGAAGCGTCAAGGGGTTGTCTTCAAGGTTTGTACACATTTCCTTCATGATGCTGCTTCTGACAGCTTTCAGCGGCTGGTTTAAGAGGATGGTTCATTTACTTCCTATTAATACAAGTTATGATTGTTTGTAAAAATCCCCAAACCTGTTTGCTGCCCACTCCAACGGCTAAAtgccccctcctcttttaaaacCCACCACTTATAGCAATAAAAAGCAGCATCATGCACAGACGGTGTATGGCTAATTTAATTATACcgatcactatatattttttaataaataaatgtacagaaatttgacttttttttactgatgcaacctgtgtctctccatctgtggaactacaagttccagcattccATGTCAGTAGCTGGCTGTATATTTCCAACTGACGTGAAACTACATGTACCAGCATACTTTGCTAACCAGTATCTGATCGGATATGCTAGAAAAGTGCTCATACTTTACAGCTTATTTCATAAAGGACATCACTTCTCtacctatatattatataactgaTGATTTGTGTTTATTTCAGGTGCTCAATGTGGAGGTTAGGGTTATAACCTGGGCTCTGTCTCACACATAGACGATGGCAGCGCACATTGTACTGGATGAAACGATGTGTAAGAGGTCAGTGTGTCAACACCCGCAGTGCTGGATGACCTTTCGCAGGATAGAACAGGGTCACCCCCGATACCGACCGCTCGGGTCCATCGCCAGGTTACCCTCACAAGATGAAGGTACTTTGTATAACCCATactcaggggcaaaagcaggatttgcagagggaggtttccacaccacgctgccagtgggcgtgaccagcatgcatgggggcgtggctataatattagacagtgcttggctgctctccaactcttcctatccctataatatacatggacaatgctgcatgcactactgttaggtgtacacagctctcccttttcaagcagagccgtgtgaagcgggggcagggtccagccacctcaattatacagtgccccaggcttggaggggggtttccaggcgctaggaaaccccctcggtttgcctatgatgctGACTGATGTGGGTACATATATATCTGAATATGTCTAATTTTAGGAATTTTCATCCCTGCTAAATAGGTTCATTGCTTGGATATTCTTCTCTCAGATATTAGACAGCATGAATGTAGCTTTGTGAGAGGACGGCTAGCTGCCTTACTGATTCACTGTTGGTGCCTGTGACAAGCTTTATGGGCAATCTATGTCCAACACTATAGACCCCAATGAATCatatttttcatgtataaagccTCTGTACTTATGTATAAATTAAAACATCAGGATATTTACTTTTTCAAGGTCACCTATGACGTACGTGGAGGTAGCCAACCGATTGGTTGCAATTTATCAAAGAAGCGCATTTTAacgtgcaaaaaaaaaaccaagtttaAGTCTAAAGGCGTGCCATGTTCTGAAGACAGTCTCCATGTCCCTTCGCTCTCAGAATTAATGTAAACCATAAATAAGAAGTATTTTAAGAGAAGAACTTTCTAAAGTCAAAGAAAGTACACTTCGTAAGTGAGATTCACTCTGTGTAGGCAGCAGATGACCTTTAACCTCTTCAGCAAGTATTCCAAAGGGACATCCTGCTGAATTGTCACTATAGATGGGATAGGACAGAGCTGAAAATAACATGCCtgcatttaattcttttttatacttGGAAAAATAGTTCTAACACCACCACATCGTCTGCCACAAACTGGCATCAAATCTGCTACCAGTCTTTGAAATGTGCATTTTCCAtcattttatctatatatatgcaTATTCAATATCTCTGAAAGGATTATAAAAGGAGCTGTCAGTTTGTGTGATTGCAAATTACACCTGAGACACAATGTATTGGTCGAAATTCAGTCTTCTAGAACAGGAGGTATTGAGTGAAAGCAGCGTCTGATTGGACGTCCGTGGCTTTGATCGAATCAGATGGCGTAGTCGGCAGATCTCTCCTCTACGGCTGTCAAACCCTGAGAATTATTGGGTCCCCACTGGTGGGCCCTAACTATAGATGGAGTGTTGTTCCGTTCAATAAGTGTTTTTTAAAACAGGTTAGAGTCTATTTAAAATACAAACTTTTACAAACCAATCACAATTTTGGATTCTAGATTGTATAATTGCCTTGCAAATCGGGATAAATTAGCgtgcacaccccaaatcactgCCATTTGAACAAGGCCAGACCCTTTTTGGATGCTGAAAACTGCAACTGGGAAAATGGTTTCTTAAATACATCCAACTGAATTTTGTACAATCTGTAATAATTGAATGCATGGTCTTCCACactcataaatatttctgtctgattcagttaaaaaaaacagtgatctagggcctgatttattaaggatcttaacttgagaaccttcttatttcagtctcctggacaaaaccatgttacaatacaaggggtgcaaattagttttctgttttgctgactgttttttcatgtagcacacaaatatcaactttaaatttcagtgtacaaataagctatcaagtatttggggggtattcaattgtttgttttaacgcgctaaaaccaaaaaaaacgagcgctctaaaaaaacttcatattatacggtaattttgcgcgcctaaacagttaatacggtacttactcgctgccagcgggctgaatttcagctcgctgctcagggagctgcgagatgaaatttagcgagtaattaccgtattaactgtaatatttttagagcgctcgttttttttggttttagcacgttaaaacaaacaattgaatacccccctttgtgtgctacatgaaaaacagccagtatttaacttatgtgcaaaactgttgtaacatggttttgtccaggagactgaaataagaagtttctcaagttaagatctttaatgaatctttaatgaatcaggcccctaatatatgtatatatatatatatatatatatatatatatattgaccatGTACCTTAATGTAATTCCTGTTTTAGATTCCCAGTCAGTGTAACCATAATTCAACCTATTGTGGTCATGGTTTGAAAACCATTGAATAAAACTCTTATAGTGCGTCTCAAACAGGTGGACTCCCAGTCCTGAGTGTAACCACATTGCCATCAAATGAATATGACCTTCAGTCACAAGCGTCCTCCGTATTGGAGATCAGCAGAGTATCTTCTCCCACAGTCCACAACATGTACAACAGTGCTGCCTCCTGCAGGTACGTCTAGGAATTACATCTCACTATTTCTGATCGTCCATTCCAAATGTATATTGtgcatacattaaatatatagagACATCTGGCAGCACATCGTTCCTAATTATAGTCCTGTCTGCTGAGTGACGGCAGCCATAAGCCTATTATCCACCATCAGCACAAtcctgtgtttgtgtttttagCATGGATAAGGTTCTCTTTCCCGGTATGAACTCCTTCGCCTCTCCCAGGAAGCCTTCGCTGGTAAGTGGCTCTTGGTGTGTATGTGTTGGGGGGATAGTGTGTTTGACATAGTGACAATGTGTCTGCCGGTTATCTATGGCTCCATTGGTGACATGTTTATACAGTACAGAGGTGTTTACGGAGGTCAGAAGCTCTCTGTAGAGTTACTGTACAATGTTTGTGACTAGTTGGCCATCATCCGACCCTGCTTAGAAAACCTTCTGGTGCAGTACTGACAGTCTCCACCAGATGGCGAAATACTGTCTATTTAGATTGTCGATATAAGTGTCCTGCAGGGTTCCAAACCTTCATTCATTGTACTGAATTGTAGTCAATGTTGGTAAAACAGATGCAACAAGATCCTGACACATCTGTATTCTTGTACCTAAAAGCACAGAAGCAGCTTTGGACTCTAGTGACTGTAATTTCACATAGTGCCAAAGCTCACCCCCCATTCCTGCCAGCCTAACATAGAGGGGAGGCAGCCGACAGCTGCTAGCTATACAGGTATAGAGACTTGTAATGCTTATCGTTGCTCTGtttttgtattaataaagttatatattctGGTCCCTAATAAGTCCTTAAGCCTAGACCATTATCAGTACAAACCTatctcatcatcagctatttatatagcgccactaattccgcagcgctgtacagagaactcactcacatcagtccctgccccataggaacttacagtctaaatttcctaacatacacacagacagacagagacagagacagactcaatttgatagcagccaattaacctaccagtatgtttttggagtgtgggaggaaaccggagcacccggaggaaacccacgcaaacacggggagaacatacaaactcctcacagataaggccatggtcgggaatcaaactcatgaccccagtactgtgaggcagaagtgctaaccactgaaccaccgtgcTGTTTATCTAACCATGTACCCAACCTACCTTTTCATTGTTAGATTCTGTCCGTGGTGGCCTGGAATGAGGCAACCCTGTTATTTGAGAGAGGGCATtaaaattatttcaaaatgataaccaaaagtatatatatatatatatgcttgtgTAATGGAGAATGGCTCCATGTAAAGTGTACCTTTTGCCTACACACATAGGAGGAAGATATTTTATCTGCCTCATACCTCAGTTATGTCAATTAACTAATAGGATGAATAAATATTGGCTCAGCCGACAAGATGGCTGCTTCCATTGCTTGTAGGCGCACTTTCCGTTTACACCTCAGGAAGCAGGAGTAGCAGGCAGACCATTTGTACAATACCCACAATGCCCTTCTTTTCAGGTGGACATTGTGGATCCCGGATTGAAAGTTGCCAAGAGCAGACACCTGAGTATGGTCTGGGTGCCGAACACCAAGCAGAAATCTCCCACAAAGGACAAGTATGTATGGGAAATCCTGCATTTACTATGAATgaagtatttttatataaacacaATCAGGAACATTTATGAAACTTGGTAAGGTGCTGTAACACatggcaacctatcagattctagctgtcgtttttgTAGCTGTGCTCATTttatgaaagcaaacatctgattggctgccggGGTTTACAACACCATTTTCGGTGTGACAATTTTCCATGTCCCCAAATGCAAATTAAGTTCCATCATcaaattttttttcttcagtccCTAAGTTTTACACAAGCGTTTTTCACAGCGTCATTCAGTATACTTCCCTATTTCACAGTGATAAATGTTAGCGCCTCATCAATAGACAATTAAATCCTTGATTAGCCCCCTAGTGTCCAGATTACCCCCCAGTAAATCAGGAATATAGGCTGACATTGTGGGATAAATGTATTTCTCTAATTTATTTTTAGCGACAAACCTAAGAAGCTCCAGATTAAGCACCTCACACTTACAGACATGTTTGGAGGAGCGAAGGGGGAAAACCGAAACATATCTCTGGTGAGTGAGTCGCTTTTAGTAATCACGCACAGAATATTGTCCGTGTGACACTGAACAAACCATCTaaggagcagcacggtggcgtagtggttagcacttctaccttacagcactggggtcatgagttcaattcccgaccatggccttatctgtgaggagtttgtatgttctccccgtgtttgcgtgggtttcctccgggtgctccggtttcctcccacactccaaaaaacatactggtaggttaattggctgctaacaaattgaccctagtctgtgtgtgcctctctctgtctctctatgtctgtgtgtgtgttagggaatttagactgtaagctccaatgtggcagggactgatgtgagtgagttctctgtacagcgctgcggaattagtggcgctatataaataaatgatgatgatgatgatgatgatgaaggagctcTAGCAACGATGTCCATTTCAGGACCTGAAAACCTGCTATAAATGACATTGGTTGATAGTAAAGAAACTTGTTTTAGGTCACGGTTGGCTctacagctgctgtggaactacaagtttcagcgtGCCCTGCTAGCCTCATGGAGTCCACCGACTGGTTGTTGTCTAGTCTGCTTTAGAGGAAAAGATGAACTAGTCAAAAATATACCACAATGCCCTTATGGAAAACAATGCAGAGATCTGTAAATGGCATCAAGATTTCCTTTgtaaacattaatatattaatttcatTATAATCCTGGTTAGGTTGTAAACATGACAGCGTATTACAGCTTGTTCCTGACAAGATACAATGATCGTTGTTTGTTTTCCGTTTAGCCCGCACGCAGAAAGCACAAACCGCCGACGGGGGGTTGTCCGCATAATCTGACACTTTCCCTCTCCTCGCCTTCGGTCCGGGGTCACACAAAGTCCTGGATGACGGCAAGGTAAGAACTTCTGCTATCACTTGGCTTGTGTAGGGGCTTATTATTTGTTTGTGCTTTAATGGGACGTTCTAAAACTTAATTGAAGATGTCGCCTAGACTGTCCTCACCCCTGTGTGTATTTGGGGGTTTTTATGTACGGTTTGTTATTCGGACTGTCCGTTGATTGACGATGATGGTGACGATTTTAGACAAATGACCTAACTAGTGTCGTATTTACCTCCGGAGCAGACCGTGTGGCTTGTAAGGGGCCCGCCGGTGAGAGGAGCCCAAAAAATACCGGCCTATCTGGTCCCACTGCCTCGAATCTACTCTTCAGCGGGGTCCATAGCATGCGTCGTGAAGCGCTGTATAGGCTCTTCGTTCTGGAGAACTGAAAGCCGAAACGGTGCTTCACTGCTTCCTCTAGAGAGTATGGACCAGtatcacagccccccccccccccaaattattTGCTATTGGGACTGGTGTTTGCATGTTACACCCCTGCTAATAGCCGTCTTCAGAGGCTAGTACTGAGCTCAAGTTACAGCTGCCGTTTCTCAGCTCTGTGAAGGAACATCCTGAGGAGATGACGAAGAGCCGGAGAAGACTCTATGACCATTACCCAGACGTGGACTCCCAAGCTCCCCCAGCTCTGAATAGCACATTGCTGGAGAACCGGCCTGTGATCCTCCATGATACCCGGCAGAGGCGCCAGCCCAGCCCATCGCATGTAAGCCCAGTGTACCGGCTGGACGAGCAGGTTAGTACTAGCtgtgcccaaagcaaccaatcagattctagctgtcattttgtacaatgtactatataaatgagagctagaatctgattggttgctatgggcaacatctccactttccccccttttggaaggtttgataaatctaccccttagtatgACTCATTCACCCTTTATACTGTGTCTTCTAGCAGTTTGCAGCTTTGAATAACACAGAGATCAATTTGGACAGCATCAGGAACCAGTATTACCTGTGGAAGAAATATGCAGACATAGAACGTTCCAGAATAAAACCGCCaggtaaaaatatttatatttacctaTAAATTAATTTCACTGTTGGTGGtaagggcacagagagggggtACAAATGACCAAGGCCTAGGGGTAACCATTGCTCCGGTCCAATCCGCCATAGGAATGTTCATAATTATATGCAAGTGGCAAAACAATGACATGCGACTGTACGGACtaatagcttcctattggtccactcGGTCTCTCCTCCTTCATTGGTGGTCTTTTTACTTCAATAATTATATTAAGTGGccaaatggaaaagaaaaattaagaaaaaagtgGAATTTTAGTTTTTATCCAGTGATAACTTTAGGACAATTAATCTCTTAAACATTGGAGTACTTTTAATCTGCAATACAAGCTCACTAAATGTTTTGACTAATAGTTGACAGCAACAGTGTGTTTCCTAGTTTTCAATAGGGGATTTTAGGCTGCCCTATTTTGAGTATCAGACTATTTTCTGGTAAATTTTACTACTAATGAATTTAATTAGGCAAACCCATTATTCAGTGACGTTATGCTTTAAGTTCGTTGTAGAGAGCAAGCCTGTTGAGTACTAATGTCtgtgttcatttttatttgtagATCTCAGAGCAGACAAAGGTCAGAGGTCCCACAAGCTGAGGGCTCCGGGACAGCTCGGTTTTATAGGACTTTTCCCCTATGACCTAGATTCTGCACTCAGTTACCACAAGCATCAACCCTCACAGACACCTGAAGGTGACTATaccaaggcagccattttgagaaaAGTTGGATTAACCTAAATTCTTGGTCATTACTAATCACTTTTTTGAGAACTGGGATCCTGTGACGGGAGCAGATGTGTAGTGGTAGTCACCTCTATATATGTGGGTGTCAGTGCCTGTCGAATTGAAatggattgttaaaaaaaaaaaagaaacgccTCTCAGTTCTCAGTTTACACCCGCCATTTTTTGCAcggtagaggcagccattttgagagtACAGCCTATCAAGTCACTGGCAACCAGTTACATCACTGAAACATGGCTGCCTCAGTGTTGTCAACGGTTTCTAGTGGATCGATAGGCCACTACTTATGTTTGgcacacaaaatggccgcctctgttgtgtgtgtgaggaACAGTCGCTTTTTCAACAACATTCCTGACCAGTGTTCAGCGTAATATGAAAGAAAGCATTTAGCATTTCCACATTATTCAGATTATATATGATCAGTATCTGTCTCTGTCTGATCGGTAGGCTCCGTGGTTTGCGTCACGGCAAGGTCATGTGACTCCCAGAGCAGAGATTCTCCGTCCTCAACCGGATTCTCACAGAGCTCCTTGACAGATGTAGAGCCCTGTACATCGGTGAGTATCCTCCATAGGCCAATGCTTGCTCCGTGGGATTATACtgtaaaacactttattttccttttagcCCAATTTTCTTAATTTTCACTTGATTAAATCTATCTCTGAGCGTCACTATAGCTGCACGACCTTTGTTTAGTCAGAAATGTTTCTAGATGTACCAGAGGACTGTGGTTAATGTGTCCAGGCTTTGGTTATTAATGTTGTGTTTGCGAAAATTGAGTGGCTCAGTGGGTAAGTACAATGACTGGATTACAATGACACTCTTAAACTTGCTGGATGTCTCCGTGGATCTGAGCATCAGTCTAGATCAATAACTGGACTCTCCTGCGGCCGTAGGACTATAAGTCCTGGTTGCTGGTTAGCTGAGCATGCTGGACCTGGACATC harbors:
- the POLE3 gene encoding DNA polymerase epsilon subunit 3, encoding MAERPEDLNLPNAVITRIIKEALPEGVNISKEARSAISRAASVFVLYATSCANNFAMKGKRKTLNVNDVLAAVEEMEFQRFLTPLKESLEAYRRDQKGKKEATELKKKDKDKKTDGEDQDRSREEEIEEEEEKMDEDEVVEEEEVEN
- the C9H9orf43 gene encoding uncharacterized protein C9orf43 homolog isoform X1, with amino-acid sequence MAAHIVLDETMCKRSVCQHPQCWMTFRRIEQGHPRYRPLGSIARLPSQDEGGLPVLSVTTLPSNEYDLQSQASSVLEISRVSSPTVHNMYNSAASCSMDKVLFPGMNSFASPRKPSLVDIVDPGLKVAKSRHLSMVWVPNTKQKSPTKDNDKPKKLQIKHLTLTDMFGGAKGENRNISLPARRKHKPPTGGCPHNLTLSLSSPSVRGHTKSWMTASSVKEHPEEMTKSRRRLYDHYPDVDSQAPPALNSTLLENRPVILHDTRQRRQPSPSHVSPVYRLDEQQFAALNNTEINLDSIRNQYYLWKKYADIERSRIKPPDLRADKGQRSHKLRAPGQLGFIGLFPYDLDSALSYHKHQPSQTPEGSVVCVTARSCDSQSRDSPSSTGFSQSSLTDVEPCTSPTELDTRTRSEQEVPEEGATEEECEIVQVLPDQEHLPGEEETARPIISPDPAESTNRSLEVTDVQDGPEQGVSSPQPNPPPPSPVRYTDCNTPQNPSTSLS
- the C9H9orf43 gene encoding uncharacterized protein C9orf43 homolog isoform X2, with the translated sequence MAAHIVLDETMCKRSVCQHPQCWMTFRRIEQGHPRYRPLGSIARLPSQDEGGLPVLSVTTLPSNEYDLQSQASSVLEISRVSSPTVHNMYNSAASCSMDKVLFPGMNSFASPRKPSLVDIVDPGLKVAKSRHLSMVWVPNTKQKSPTKDNDKPKKLQIKHLTLTDMFGGAKGENRNISLPARRKHKPPTGGCPHNLTLSLSSPSVRGHTKSWMTASSVKEHPEEMTKSRRRLYDHYPDVDSQAPPALNSTLLENRPVILHDTRQRRQPSPSHVSPVYRLDEQFAALNNTEINLDSIRNQYYLWKKYADIERSRIKPPDLRADKGQRSHKLRAPGQLGFIGLFPYDLDSALSYHKHQPSQTPEGSVVCVTARSCDSQSRDSPSSTGFSQSSLTDVEPCTSPTELDTRTRSEQEVPEEGATEEECEIVQVLPDQEHLPGEEETARPIISPDPAESTNRSLEVTDVQDGPEQGVSSPQPNPPPPSPVRYTDCNTPQNPSTSLS
- the C9H9orf43 gene encoding uncharacterized protein C9orf43 homolog isoform X3; this encodes MKRCVRGGLPVLSVTTLPSNEYDLQSQASSVLEISRVSSPTVHNMYNSAASCSMDKVLFPGMNSFASPRKPSLVDIVDPGLKVAKSRHLSMVWVPNTKQKSPTKDNDKPKKLQIKHLTLTDMFGGAKGENRNISLPARRKHKPPTGGCPHNLTLSLSSPSVRGHTKSWMTASSVKEHPEEMTKSRRRLYDHYPDVDSQAPPALNSTLLENRPVILHDTRQRRQPSPSHVSPVYRLDEQQFAALNNTEINLDSIRNQYYLWKKYADIERSRIKPPDLRADKGQRSHKLRAPGQLGFIGLFPYDLDSALSYHKHQPSQTPEGSVVCVTARSCDSQSRDSPSSTGFSQSSLTDVEPCTSPTELDTRTRSEQEVPEEGATEEECEIVQVLPDQEHLPGEEETARPIISPDPAESTNRSLEVTDVQDGPEQGVSSPQPNPPPPSPVRYTDCNTPQNPSTSLS